The following proteins come from a genomic window of Flavobacterium eburneipallidum:
- a CDS encoding SRPBCC family protein, with protein MNLPFDFIVNKETSTVHVKKEFAAKADLVWDAYTKPELLDQWWAPKPWLSKTKSMEFKEGGRRLYAMCGPEGEEHWALADYTSITPKTNFKFLDAFCDENGNLNDEMPRSDWNIDFMDNGNTTVVHIVIKHKTLADLETIISFGFKEGFTMALNNLDEIFANS; from the coding sequence ATGAATTTACCATTCGATTTTATTGTAAACAAAGAAACGAGTACAGTACATGTAAAAAAAGAATTTGCAGCAAAAGCTGATTTGGTTTGGGATGCGTACACAAAACCTGAACTATTAGATCAATGGTGGGCGCCAAAACCTTGGTTGTCTAAAACCAAATCAATGGAATTCAAAGAAGGTGGTCGAAGACTCTATGCGATGTGTGGTCCAGAAGGCGAGGAACACTGGGCATTGGCAGACTACACTTCAATCACGCCTAAAACTAATTTCAAATTTTTGGATGCTTTTTGTGATGAAAATGGAAATCTAAATGATGAAATGCCACGTTCCGATTGGAATATCGATTTTATGGATAATGGAAATACAACTGTAGTCCATATTGTTATTAAACATAAAACTTTGGCAGATTTAGAAACTATAATTAGCTTTGGCTTCAAAGAAGGATTTACCATGGCATTAAATAATTTGGATGAAATATTCGCTAACTCTTAA
- a CDS encoding DoxX family protein → MKNKITFVLSLLFGLLFINGGLNKFLNYMPMPENLPEKMLKAMAAFTEIGWLMPLVGIVEVVGGLLIIIPRTRALGALVIFPIMVGIVLTNIVQDSSGLPFAGVLSVILIWIMLQNKEKYAPLF, encoded by the coding sequence ATGAAAAACAAAATCACATTCGTTTTAAGCCTTTTATTTGGTCTCTTGTTTATCAATGGAGGATTAAATAAGTTTTTGAATTACATGCCCATGCCTGAAAATTTACCTGAAAAAATGCTAAAAGCAATGGCTGCCTTTACAGAAATTGGCTGGTTGATGCCGCTTGTTGGAATTGTAGAAGTCGTGGGTGGTTTATTGATAATTATACCAAGAACACGAGCATTAGGAGCATTAGTAATTTTTCCTATTATGGTTGGAATTGTCTTGACTAATATAGTACAAGATTCTAGTGGTTTGCCTTTTGCAGGTGTTTTAAGTGTTATATTAATTTGGATAATGCTTCAAAATAAGGAAAAGTACGCTCCCTTATTTTAA
- the pelA gene encoding pectate lyase has protein sequence MKLFNKPIKRNTVLLTMLLTASSFYYSTAQTSGENKTIISTKPFQDGVNHWYHIKDKTNIVNPIPNQPQYAETDYTNIADNIIYFQRNNGGWPKNYDMRAILTPEQIEAVVSTKSSTHTTFDNATTYTHIDYLAQVYTLTNIEKYKTACLKGIDFILDAQYANGGWPQYFPLEKGYSRHITFNDGAYMGIMNLLKKIISDDPNFTFIDTKTKAKLTKSYQKGIDCILKMQIVDQGKLTAWCQQHNEITLAPAWARAFEPPSICNGESAGIVSFLMTIDNPNEEIIKSVQAAVKWFSDSKIYNTRIENFDAPQFESKYMTVTKDNKVVIDSTAPPIWTRYYELGTGKPLFCDRDSKYLYSLAEVSRERRVGYSWYTYNPESVLKKYPKWQKRWAPTTDVLSSK, from the coding sequence ATGAAATTATTTAATAAACCAATCAAAAGAAATACTGTTCTGCTAACAATGTTACTAACAGCATCTTCATTTTATTACTCAACCGCACAAACTTCTGGAGAAAACAAAACCATAATTAGTACCAAACCTTTTCAAGATGGAGTTAATCATTGGTATCATATTAAAGACAAAACCAATATTGTAAATCCAATTCCGAATCAACCGCAATATGCTGAAACCGATTATACCAATATAGCCGACAATATCATCTATTTTCAACGAAATAATGGAGGTTGGCCCAAGAATTACGACATGAGAGCGATTTTGACACCAGAACAAATTGAGGCAGTTGTTTCTACAAAATCAAGTACGCACACTACATTTGATAATGCTACAACTTATACCCACATCGATTATTTAGCTCAAGTTTATACACTTACCAACATAGAAAAATACAAAACAGCCTGCTTGAAAGGAATCGATTTTATTCTGGATGCACAATATGCTAATGGTGGTTGGCCACAATATTTCCCGCTAGAAAAAGGATACAGTCGCCACATTACTTTCAATGATGGTGCTTATATGGGCATTATGAATCTCTTGAAAAAAATAATTTCTGACGATCCTAATTTTACTTTTATTGACACTAAAACAAAAGCAAAATTGACCAAATCTTACCAAAAAGGAATTGATTGCATCTTGAAAATGCAAATTGTAGATCAAGGAAAATTGACCGCATGGTGCCAACAACATAACGAAATCACTTTAGCTCCAGCTTGGGCAAGAGCCTTTGAACCACCAAGCATTTGCAATGGCGAAAGTGCCGGAATCGTTTCTTTCTTGATGACAATTGATAATCCGAATGAGGAAATAATTAAATCGGTGCAAGCTGCTGTCAAATGGTTTTCGGATTCGAAAATATACAACACCCGAATTGAAAACTTTGACGCACCACAATTTGAATCTAAATACATGACGGTTACTAAAGATAATAAAGTCGTAATTGATTCTACCGCACCACCTATTTGGACTCGTTATTATGAATTAGGAACAGGAAAACCTTTATTTTGCGACAGAGATAGTAAATATTTGTATTCCTTGGCAGAAGTCAGTAGAGAAAGACGTGTGGGTTATTCTTGGTACACCTACAATCCAGAATCAGTGTTGAAAAAATATCCCAAATGGCAAAAAAGATGGGCTCCAACAACTGATGTTTTAAGTTCTAAATAG
- a CDS encoding LLM class flavin-dependent oxidoreductase, giving the protein MKNSIPLSLLELAIINQDSNASETMDKTKELAQLVDNLGYSRFWLAEHHNMAHVASTATVVLIGFIASQTQNIRVGSGGIMLPNHSPLIIAEQFGTLATLYPNRIDLGLGRAPGTDTFTAQAIRKDFFEEAQQFPRNVAKLQRYFSEENAIAKVRAFPAEGMDVPIWILGSSMDSAKLAAEYGLPYAFAGHFAPKQMIQAFEFYRENFQPSAFLIEPKTMACVNVIAADSDEEAQFLSTSLYQMFLNLIRNDRKGLQPPVDSLEEIMNEEERFHVNQMTACTFAGNKESLVKSLKEFINYTRINELMITSPIFNHQDKLKSLKITKAVVDAINE; this is encoded by the coding sequence ATGAAAAATTCTATTCCTTTATCTTTATTAGAGTTAGCAATAATTAATCAAGATAGTAATGCCAGTGAAACTATGGATAAAACCAAAGAATTGGCTCAATTGGTTGATAACTTGGGTTACAGTCGGTTTTGGTTGGCAGAGCATCATAATATGGCGCATGTGGCTAGTACAGCTACAGTGGTTTTGATTGGTTTTATTGCGAGTCAAACTCAAAATATTCGAGTAGGTTCTGGAGGGATTATGTTGCCCAATCATTCGCCATTGATTATTGCCGAACAATTTGGAACCTTGGCTACTTTATATCCCAATCGAATTGATTTAGGTTTAGGAAGAGCGCCAGGAACGGATACTTTTACTGCACAAGCCATACGAAAAGATTTTTTTGAAGAAGCACAACAGTTTCCAAGAAATGTAGCTAAACTACAAAGATATTTTTCTGAAGAAAATGCTATTGCAAAAGTACGAGCCTTTCCTGCAGAAGGAATGGATGTTCCCATTTGGATTTTAGGCTCTAGTATGGATAGCGCAAAACTGGCAGCTGAATATGGTTTGCCGTATGCTTTTGCAGGACATTTTGCACCCAAACAAATGATTCAAGCATTCGAATTTTACAGAGAAAATTTTCAACCATCGGCTTTTTTAATTGAACCCAAAACGATGGCTTGTGTCAACGTAATTGCTGCCGATTCTGATGAAGAAGCTCAATTTTTATCGACTAGTTTGTATCAAATGTTTTTGAATTTAATTCGGAATGATCGCAAAGGATTGCAACCACCTGTTGACTCTTTAGAAGAAATTATGAATGAAGAAGAACGCTTTCATGTGAATCAAATGACGGCTTGTACTTTTGCAGGAAACAAAGAAAGTTTAGTCAAAAGTCTAAAAGAATTCATCAATTACACTCGTATAAATGAGCTTATGATTACTAGTCCGATTTTTAATCATCAAGATAAATTGAAAAGTTTAAAGATTACCAAAGCGGTTGTTGATGCTATTAATGAATAA
- a CDS encoding L,D-transpeptidase has protein sequence MKKYLFIVSLIFVFQSCKKEENNTTETIVVAKKTIVRQKPKNISYQLESSKQWLSTHSDSTQIEIVLAVNRTDKANISKMDSILVPTDLAGDREFYLPFPLEVPYLKDISKIIFFSYPTQTFAAYENGELIYTGPTNMGRKKDPTPTGLFFTNWKAEQTTSTFNDEWDLRWNFNIANKLGVGWHQYELPGYPASHSCLRLQEKDAKYLYNWADQWVLQDDETVLLKGTPVIVFGSYPFGSPKPWLALVKNTKALDISIAEIKNITKPHLNSILSEQKKRVETSKNE, from the coding sequence ATGAAAAAGTACCTTTTTATTGTAAGCCTTATTTTTGTTTTTCAATCTTGTAAAAAAGAAGAAAACAATACCACAGAAACAATTGTTGTTGCCAAAAAAACAATTGTTAGACAAAAACCAAAAAATATTTCGTACCAATTGGAAAGTTCTAAACAATGGCTTTCAACTCATTCGGACAGTACACAAATTGAAATTGTTCTCGCAGTAAATAGAACCGATAAAGCCAATATTTCTAAAATGGATTCTATCCTTGTTCCTACAGACTTGGCAGGTGATAGAGAATTTTATTTGCCTTTTCCGTTGGAAGTTCCTTATTTGAAAGACATTTCGAAAATCATCTTTTTCTCCTATCCAACACAAACTTTCGCTGCTTATGAAAATGGTGAATTGATTTACACTGGACCAACGAATATGGGACGAAAAAAAGACCCTACTCCTACTGGACTTTTCTTTACCAACTGGAAAGCCGAGCAAACCACCAGCACTTTCAATGACGAATGGGATTTGCGTTGGAATTTTAATATTGCCAATAAACTAGGTGTGGGTTGGCATCAATACGAATTACCGGGTTATCCAGCCTCGCATTCTTGTTTGCGTCTTCAAGAGAAAGATGCTAAATATCTTTATAATTGGGCAGATCAATGGGTTTTGCAAGATGATGAAACAGTACTTTTGAAAGGAACTCCTGTAATCGTTTTTGGAAGCTATCCTTTTGGTTCGCCAAAACCGTGGTTGGCATTAGTTAAAAATACTAAAGCACTTGATATTTCGATTGCAGAAATAAAAAATATTACAAAACCACATCTCAATAGCATTTTGTCTGAACAGAAAAAGAGAGTTGAAACGTCAAAAAATGAATAA
- a CDS encoding glycoside hydrolase family 28 protein yields MKKPIHALCIALTVLIMSCPNPIMAQNSAEEAYPGLEFKMAKVKEPIIPNNSVNIKDFGAVNGGYVLNTKAFADAIEAVSKKGGGKVIIPPGIWLTGPIILKSNLELHAQSGALIKFSTDKSLYPIIETSFEGLNTWRCISPIYGKNLENIAFTGKGVWDGSGEVWRQVKKAKVTEGQWKKFVTSGGVVNAAKTSWYPSEVFMKASEGADQNVRLDLKTKEDFEPIHDFLRPVLVSIQNSKRVMFDGPVFQNSPAWNVHPLMIEDLIIRNVSIRNPWFSQNGDGLDVESCKNVLVENSTFDVGDDAICIKSGKDKDGRDRGVPCENIIVRNNIVYHGHGGVTVGSEMSSGVKNMHVSNCSFMGTDVGLRFKSNRGRGGVVENIFISDIFMTDIPSQAISFDLYYGGKSIAETLADGGNKISTKIVPVDEKTPQFKNITIKNITIAGAYQAVFLQGLPEMNLENIEISNLIAKADKGFSIIDAKGIKISNVKLDIKEENNFDIYNGKNVTFKNIEFNSTSPKAITINGAASENIDLTISKTSSFSKKTTIGETVPKKAVKL; encoded by the coding sequence ATGAAAAAACCAATTCACGCATTATGTATCGCTTTGACAGTTTTAATAATGAGCTGTCCGAACCCAATTATGGCACAAAATTCAGCCGAAGAAGCCTATCCAGGTCTTGAATTCAAAATGGCAAAAGTCAAAGAACCTATAATTCCAAACAATAGCGTAAACATTAAAGATTTTGGTGCGGTAAATGGTGGTTATGTTTTAAACACCAAAGCTTTTGCCGATGCCATTGAAGCGGTTTCTAAAAAAGGCGGTGGAAAAGTAATTATTCCTCCTGGAATTTGGTTAACTGGACCAATTATTTTAAAAAGTAACCTTGAATTACATGCTCAATCAGGTGCTTTAATCAAATTCTCAACTGACAAAAGTTTGTATCCAATTATCGAAACCAGTTTTGAAGGATTAAACACCTGGCGTTGTATCTCTCCTATTTACGGAAAAAATTTAGAAAACATTGCTTTCACTGGAAAAGGGGTTTGGGACGGTTCAGGTGAAGTTTGGAGACAAGTGAAAAAAGCAAAAGTAACCGAAGGACAATGGAAAAAATTTGTTACTTCAGGTGGTGTCGTTAATGCTGCAAAAACCAGTTGGTATCCATCGGAAGTTTTTATGAAAGCATCGGAAGGTGCTGACCAAAATGTGCGTTTGGATTTAAAAACCAAAGAAGATTTTGAACCCATTCACGATTTTCTTCGTCCAGTATTGGTAAGTATCCAAAACAGTAAAAGAGTCATGTTTGACGGACCAGTTTTCCAAAATTCTCCAGCTTGGAACGTTCACCCTTTGATGATTGAAGATTTAATTATCAGAAATGTATCCATTCGTAATCCTTGGTTTTCTCAAAATGGTGACGGACTTGATGTAGAATCATGCAAAAATGTATTGGTTGAAAATTCTACTTTTGATGTGGGTGACGATGCGATTTGTATCAAATCTGGAAAAGACAAAGATGGTCGTGATCGTGGCGTTCCATGCGAAAATATCATCGTAAGAAATAATATTGTGTATCACGGACATGGCGGAGTTACCGTAGGTAGCGAAATGTCGAGTGGTGTGAAAAATATGCACGTATCCAATTGTTCTTTTATGGGAACAGACGTTGGATTGCGTTTCAAAAGTAACCGTGGACGTGGCGGTGTGGTAGAAAATATCTTTATTTCGGATATTTTCATGACTGATATTCCATCACAAGCGATTTCTTTTGACTTGTATTATGGCGGAAAATCTATTGCAGAAACTTTAGCCGATGGCGGAAATAAAATAAGTACAAAAATAGTTCCTGTGGATGAAAAAACACCACAGTTCAAAAATATTACCATCAAAAACATCACTATTGCAGGTGCTTATCAAGCGGTATTTTTGCAAGGTTTACCAGAAATGAATTTAGAGAACATTGAAATCTCTAATTTGATTGCCAAAGCGGATAAAGGTTTTTCTATTATTGATGCCAAAGGAATTAAAATTAGCAACGTAAAATTAGATATTAAAGAAGAGAACAACTTTGACATTTACAATGGTAAAAATGTTACATTCAAAAATATTGAATTCAATTCGACTTCTCCAAAAGCCATTACTATTAATGGAGCTGCTTCTGAAAACATCGATTTAACTATTTCAAAAACTTCTAGTTTTTCTAAAAAAACTACCATTGGTGAAACTGTTCCTAAAAAAGCAGTAAAATTATAA
- a CDS encoding ATP-dependent Clp protease ATP-binding subunit produces MDDNFSPRVKDVITYSKEEALRLGHDFIGTEHLILGILRDGNGKAINILNTLSIDLDHLRRKVEILSPASPNLEINNEKKNLHLTRQAERALKTTFLEAKVFHSTSISTAHLLLCILRNENDPTTKLLNKMKIDYDIAKEQYLNMTPNEDDFIDNLPKNESYNDDSGQDDSLKEGNFNNPANKSNKKSKTPVLDNFGRDLTEMAEEGKLDPVVGREKEIERVSQILSRRKKNNPLLIGEPGVGKSAIAEGLALRIIQKKVSRILFNKRVVTLDLASLVAGTKYRGQFEERMKAVMNELEKNDDIILFIDEIHTIVGAGGATGSLDASNMFKPALARGEIQCIGATTLDEYRQYIEKDGALERRFQKVIVEPTSVEETVTILNNIKDKYEDHHNVTYTPEAIEACVKLTDRYMSERFLPDKAIDALDEAGSRVHIVNIDVPKQILELEKQLEDVRELKNSVVKKQKYEEAAKLRDDEKRIEKDLAIAQEQWDEDSKNNRIQVTEDNVADVVSMMTGIPVNRIAQTESNKLAQLPELIENKVIGQKEAVLKIARSIQRNRAGLKDPNRPIGSFIFLGQTGVGKTQLAKVLAKELFDSEEALIRIDMSEYMEKFAISRLVGAPPGYVGYEEGGQLTEKVRRKPYCVVLLDEIEKAHPDVFNMMLQVLDDGFLTDSLGRKIDFKNTIIIMTSNIGARQLKDFGQGVGFGTAAKVAQADDNSKSIIENALKKTFAPEFLNRIDDVIVFNALEKHDIDLIIEIELKKLYARIKDLGYNLNLSDKAKAFIADKGFDKQFGARPLKRAIQKYVEDALAEEIITSKVAAGDEIFMDLNEETQELIVNVHKEENPTN; encoded by the coding sequence ATGGATGATAATTTTTCACCAAGAGTAAAAGACGTTATTACGTATAGCAAAGAAGAAGCTTTGCGACTAGGACACGATTTTATTGGCACCGAGCATTTGATACTTGGCATTTTAAGGGATGGTAATGGAAAAGCGATTAACATATTAAACACTTTGTCTATTGATTTAGACCACCTGCGCAGAAAAGTAGAAATCTTGAGTCCTGCAAGTCCTAATCTTGAAATCAATAACGAGAAGAAGAATCTTCATCTGACGCGTCAAGCAGAACGCGCTTTGAAAACAACTTTTCTAGAGGCAAAAGTGTTTCATAGCACCTCAATTAGTACTGCACATTTATTATTGTGCATTTTAAGAAACGAAAACGATCCTACAACCAAGCTATTGAATAAAATGAAAATCGATTATGATATAGCCAAAGAACAATATCTAAATATGACACCAAACGAAGACGATTTTATCGATAACTTGCCAAAAAACGAATCCTATAACGATGATTCAGGACAAGATGACAGCCTAAAAGAAGGGAATTTTAATAATCCCGCTAACAAATCGAACAAGAAATCCAAGACTCCAGTTTTGGATAATTTTGGGAGAGATTTAACAGAAATGGCGGAAGAAGGAAAATTAGACCCTGTCGTAGGACGCGAAAAAGAAATTGAACGTGTTTCTCAAATTTTAAGCCGTCGTAAAAAGAATAACCCATTACTAATTGGAGAACCTGGAGTGGGAAAATCAGCAATTGCCGAAGGATTGGCTTTGCGTATTATTCAAAAGAAAGTATCTCGTATTTTATTCAACAAACGTGTAGTAACACTGGATTTGGCTAGCCTTGTTGCTGGAACAAAATACCGTGGACAGTTTGAAGAACGTATGAAAGCCGTGATGAACGAATTGGAAAAAAATGACGACATCATTCTTTTTATTGACGAAATTCATACTATTGTTGGTGCTGGTGGAGCAACAGGTTCATTGGACGCTTCAAATATGTTCAAACCAGCTTTAGCAAGAGGAGAAATTCAATGTATTGGAGCAACGACTCTTGATGAGTACAGACAATATATCGAGAAAGACGGTGCTCTTGAAAGACGTTTTCAAAAAGTAATTGTAGAACCAACTTCTGTTGAAGAAACCGTTACTATTTTGAATAATATCAAAGACAAATACGAAGATCACCATAACGTAACTTATACACCAGAAGCTATTGAAGCCTGTGTGAAATTAACTGACCGATATATGTCAGAGCGTTTCTTGCCAGACAAAGCTATTGATGCTTTGGACGAAGCAGGTTCTCGTGTTCACATTGTAAATATTGATGTTCCGAAACAAATTTTGGAACTGGAAAAACAATTAGAAGACGTACGTGAACTGAAAAATTCTGTTGTCAAAAAACAGAAATATGAAGAAGCAGCCAAACTTCGTGATGACGAAAAACGAATCGAAAAAGATTTAGCTATTGCACAAGAACAATGGGACGAAGATTCTAAAAACAATAGGATCCAAGTAACCGAAGATAATGTTGCGGATGTTGTTTCTATGATGACTGGTATTCCAGTAAATCGTATCGCACAAACGGAAAGCAATAAATTAGCTCAATTGCCAGAACTGATTGAAAATAAAGTTATTGGTCAAAAAGAAGCCGTACTTAAAATTGCTCGCTCCATTCAAAGAAATCGTGCGGGATTGAAAGATCCAAATAGACCAATCGGTTCGTTTATTTTCTTGGGACAAACTGGTGTTGGTAAAACTCAATTAGCCAAAGTTTTGGCTAAAGAATTATTCGATTCTGAAGAGGCGCTAATCCGAATTGACATGAGCGAGTATATGGAAAAATTTGCCATTTCAAGATTAGTAGGTGCACCTCCAGGATACGTTGGTTACGAAGAAGGCGGACAATTAACCGAGAAAGTGCGTCGCAAACCGTATTGTGTGGTGCTGTTAGATGAGATTGAGAAAGCACATCCAGACGTATTCAATATGATGCTTCAAGTATTAGATGACGGTTTCTTGACAGATAGTTTGGGTCGTAAAATCGATTTCAAGAATACGATTATTATTATGACTTCTAATATTGGTGCACGCCAGTTGAAGGATTTTGGTCAAGGTGTTGGTTTTGGTACAGCTGCCAAAGTAGCTCAAGCAGATGATAATTCGAAAAGTATTATCGAAAATGCTTTGAAAAAAACTTTTGCTCCAGAATTCTTGAATAGAATTGACGATGTTATTGTGTTTAACGCATTAGAAAAACATGATATTGATTTGATTATCGAAATCGAATTGAAAAAATTATACGCTCGTATAAAAGATTTAGGTTATAACTTAAACCTTTCGGATAAAGCGAAAGCCTTTATTGCCGACAAAGGTTTTGACAAACAATTTGGTGCTAGACCATTAAAAAGAGCGATTCAAAAATATGTAGAAGACGCATTGGCAGAAGAAATCATCACTTCGAAAGTAGCTGCTGGAGACGAAATTTTCATGGACTTGAACGAAGAAACTCAAGAATTGATAGTTAATGTTCACAAAGAAGAAAATCCTACGAATTAG
- the gyrA gene encoding DNA gyrase subunit A: protein MSEGEKLIPINIEDEMKSAYIDYSMSVIVSRALPDVRDGLKPVHRRVLYGMYDLGVNSRSAHKKSARIVGEVLGKYHPHGDTSVYDAMVRMAQEWSMRYLLVDGQGNFGSVDGDSPAAMRYTEARMKKISEEIMADIEKETVDFQLNFDDTLYEPKVMPTRVPTLLINGATGIAVGMATNMPPHNLTEVINGTLAYLDNNDIEIDELMNHIKAPDFPTGGVIYGYEGVREAFKTGRGRIVMRAKVGFEEVDGRESIIVTEIPYQVNKADMIKRTADLVNDKKIEGIANIRDESDRNGMRIVYILKRDATPNVVLNTLYKFTQLQSSFSVNNIALVNGRPQMLNLKDMIHYFIEHRHDVVVRRTQFELRKAEERAHILEGLIIASDNIDEVIALIRGSKNTEEARDKLIERFQLSDIQARAIVEMRLRQLTGLEQDKLRAEYEELMKLIEHLKALLADVDLRTALIKEELVEIRDKYGDERRSQIEYSGGDVSIEDLIADENVVITISHAGYIKRTNLTEYKTQNRGGVGQKSAGTRDQDFLEHMFVATNHQYMMFFTQKGKCFWMRVYEIPEGSKTAKGRAIQNLINIESDDKVKAFICTQDLKDQNYIKTHNLVMVTKQGQVKKTSLEKYSKPRVNGVAAITIKEGDELLGAELTNGESQIILAVKSGKLVRFEETKTRPMGRTASGVRGITLKDATDEVISMVTVDKDNINDTQILVVTEKGYGKRTKLVDDDGEDVYRITNRGGKGVKTLNITEKTGNLISISAVTDADDLMIINKSGLTIRMAIEDLRVMGRATQGVKLINLKGNDSIAAVAKVMKDDVEEVIVDEDGNVIEAATIERVKPVLEVLEDDTIVDDEEEDDTDEELEDDDSEDEDDSDDEA, encoded by the coding sequence ATGTCTGAAGGAGAAAAGTTAATTCCTATTAACATTGAAGATGAAATGAAATCAGCTTACATCGATTATTCGATGTCAGTAATTGTATCAAGAGCACTTCCTGATGTTAGAGATGGCTTGAAACCAGTACACCGAAGAGTACTTTACGGGATGTATGATTTGGGAGTTAACTCCAGATCTGCCCACAAAAAATCGGCGAGAATAGTCGGAGAAGTTTTAGGAAAGTATCACCCACACGGAGATACCTCGGTTTATGATGCCATGGTTCGTATGGCTCAAGAGTGGAGCATGCGTTATCTTTTGGTTGACGGACAAGGTAACTTTGGTTCTGTCGATGGAGATAGTCCAGCAGCCATGCGTTATACCGAGGCTAGAATGAAAAAGATTTCGGAAGAAATCATGGCGGATATCGAAAAAGAAACTGTTGACTTTCAATTGAACTTTGACGACACTTTATACGAGCCAAAAGTAATGCCAACCAGAGTTCCTACTTTATTAATTAATGGAGCAACAGGAATTGCAGTAGGTATGGCTACCAATATGCCTCCTCACAATTTAACTGAAGTTATCAATGGTACTTTAGCGTATCTTGATAATAATGATATAGAGATAGATGAATTAATGAACCATATCAAAGCTCCAGATTTTCCAACTGGAGGTGTAATATATGGTTATGAAGGTGTTCGTGAAGCTTTCAAAACGGGTAGAGGACGTATTGTGATGCGTGCTAAAGTTGGTTTTGAAGAAGTGGACGGAAGAGAATCTATCATCGTTACTGAAATTCCATACCAAGTCAATAAAGCGGATATGATTAAACGTACTGCTGATTTGGTAAACGATAAAAAAATAGAAGGGATTGCTAATATCCGTGACGAATCGGATAGAAATGGTATGCGTATCGTTTATATACTGAAACGTGATGCAACGCCAAATGTGGTTTTGAATACCTTATATAAATTTACACAATTACAATCTTCTTTTAGTGTAAACAATATCGCATTGGTTAACGGTCGTCCACAAATGTTGAATCTAAAAGATATGATTCATTATTTTATTGAGCACCGCCATGATGTTGTAGTTCGTAGAACACAATTCGAATTACGTAAAGCCGAAGAAAGAGCACATATTTTAGAAGGTTTGATTATTGCTTCGGATAATATTGATGAAGTAATTGCGTTAATTAGAGGTTCTAAAAATACAGAAGAAGCTCGTGATAAATTAATTGAAAGGTTCCAATTATCAGATATTCAAGCTCGTGCTATTGTTGAAATGCGTTTGCGTCAATTGACAGGTCTGGAACAAGACAAGTTAAGAGCAGAGTATGAAGAATTAATGAAATTGATTGAGCATTTGAAAGCCTTATTAGCTGATGTAGATTTAAGAACGGCTTTGATCAAAGAAGAGCTCGTTGAAATCCGCGATAAATACGGAGATGAGCGTCGTTCTCAAATAGAATATTCAGGTGGAGATGTAAGTATCGAAGATTTAATTGCTGATGAGAATGTGGTTATTACCATTTCGCATGCAGGGTATATTAAACGTACTAATTTGACAGAATACAAAACCCAGAATAGAGGAGGAGTAGGACAAAAAAGTGCAGGAACAAGAGATCAAGATTTCTTGGAACACATGTTTGTGGCAACAAATCATCAATACATGATGTTCTTTACCCAAAAAGGAAAATGTTTCTGGATGCGTGTATATGAAATCCCAGAAGGAAGTAAAACTGCCAAAGGTAGGGCTATTCAGAATTTGATTAACATTGAAAGTGATGACAAGGTAAAAGCATTTATCTGTACACAAGATTTAAAAGATCAAAACTATATAAAAACCCATAATTTAGTTATGGTAACCAAGCAAGGACAAGTTAAGAAAACCTCTTTAGAGAAGTATTCAAAACCTCGTGTAAACGGTGTGGCTGCTATTACCATTAAAGAAGGAGATGAGTTATTAGGAGCTGAATTAACCAATGGGGAGAGCCAAATTATTTTAGCAGTTAAGTCTGGTAAATTAGTTCGTTTTGAAGAAACAAAGACTCGTCCAATGGGAAGAACTGCTTCTGGAGTTCGTGGAATTACTTTAAAAGATGCTACCGATGAAGTGATAAGCATGGTTACAGTTGATAAAGATAATATTAACGATACTCAAATTCTTGTAGTAACTGAAAAAGGGTATGGAAAACGTACTAAATTAGTTGACGATGATGGTGAAGACGTTTACAGAATTACCAATCGTGGTGGAAAAGGAGTAAAAACCTTGAATATTACCGAGAAAACAGGAAACTTAATTTCGATAAGCGCCGTTACAGATGCCGATGATTTGATGATTATCAACAAATCTGGATTGACTATCAGAATGGCTATCGAAGATTTACGAGTAATGGGACGTGCTACACAAGGAGTTAAGTTAATTAACTTGAAAGGAAATGATTCTATTGCTGCTGTTGCCAAGGTTATGAAAGATGATGTCGAAGAAGTAATAGTTGACGAAGACGGAAATGTAATAGAAGCAGCTACAATCGAAAGAGTCAAGCCAGTACTTGAAGTACTAGAAGATGATACTATTGTTGATGACGAAGAGGAGGATGATACAGACGAAGAATTAGAAGATGACGATTCCGAAGACGAAGACGACTCTGATGATGAAGCTTAA